From the Leifsonia sp. AG29 genome, one window contains:
- a CDS encoding UDP-glucose dehydrogenase family protein, whose product MRISVIGCGYLGAVHAAAMAHLGHEVVGIDVDAERIAALAAGRPPFFEPEFGDMLASSLASGRLRFSTDMADAEGYEVHFVAVGTPQSADGQAADMRFVDAAFGSLAGHLRPGDVVVGKSTVPVGTASRLAELLRERAPEATLAWNPEFLREGFAVKDTIAPDRLVYGVPDGDAGERAVGRLDEVYASAVGSGTPRIVTDYATAELVKVSANAFLATKISFINAMAEIAEATGADVTKLADAIGHDARIGRRFLNAGVGFGGGCLPKDIRAFSARAHELGLGDSVKFLDEVDKINLRRRARVVQLVEEEAGGLEGTKVAVLGLAFKPHSDDIRDSPALTVAQQLAASGAVVTATDPAAIPNASRRAPELTYAETPEAAVADADVVVLITEWPDYVGIDPAALGELVRRRVVIDGRNVLDPARWRAAGWTYRGLGRR is encoded by the coding sequence ATGAGAATCTCCGTGATCGGGTGCGGCTACCTGGGCGCCGTCCACGCCGCCGCGATGGCCCACCTGGGCCACGAGGTCGTCGGCATCGACGTCGACGCGGAGCGCATCGCCGCTCTGGCGGCAGGGCGTCCTCCGTTCTTCGAGCCGGAGTTCGGCGACATGCTCGCGTCCTCGCTGGCCTCCGGGAGGCTCCGCTTCTCGACCGACATGGCGGACGCCGAAGGGTACGAGGTGCACTTCGTCGCCGTGGGCACCCCGCAGAGCGCGGACGGCCAGGCGGCCGACATGCGCTTCGTGGATGCGGCGTTCGGCTCGCTCGCCGGCCACCTCCGGCCGGGCGACGTCGTCGTCGGGAAGAGCACGGTCCCGGTGGGCACCGCCTCCCGACTGGCCGAGCTGCTGCGCGAGCGCGCTCCGGAGGCGACGCTCGCGTGGAACCCCGAGTTCCTGCGCGAAGGGTTCGCGGTGAAGGACACGATCGCGCCGGACAGGCTCGTCTACGGTGTTCCCGACGGTGACGCGGGGGAGCGCGCGGTCGGCCGGCTGGACGAGGTCTACGCGTCGGCCGTCGGTTCGGGCACGCCGCGCATCGTCACCGACTACGCGACGGCGGAGCTCGTGAAGGTGTCGGCGAACGCCTTCCTCGCGACGAAGATCTCGTTCATCAACGCCATGGCGGAGATCGCCGAGGCGACCGGCGCGGATGTCACGAAACTCGCCGACGCGATCGGTCACGACGCCCGCATCGGCCGCCGCTTCCTCAACGCGGGCGTCGGGTTCGGCGGCGGCTGCCTGCCCAAGGACATCCGCGCGTTCAGTGCCCGCGCCCACGAGCTGGGGCTCGGCGACTCGGTCAAGTTCCTGGACGAGGTCGACAAGATCAACCTGCGGCGGCGCGCGCGTGTGGTCCAGCTGGTCGAGGAGGAGGCCGGGGGCCTCGAGGGAACGAAGGTCGCCGTTCTCGGGCTCGCCTTCAAACCCCACTCCGACGACATCCGCGATTCGCCGGCACTGACCGTCGCCCAGCAGCTGGCCGCCTCCGGCGCCGTCGTCACGGCCACCGACCCAGCGGCCATCCCGAACGCCTCCCGCCGCGCGCCCGAGCTGACCTACGCCGAGACCCCGGAGGCGGCTGTCGCCGATGCCGACGTCGTCGTGCTCATTACGGAGTGGCCGGATTACGTCGGTATCGATCCCGCCGCTCTGGGCGAGCTCGTGAGGCGGCGCGTCGTCATCGACGGACGGAACGTGCTCGACCCGGCGCGGTGGCGCGCCGCCGGCTGGACCTACCGCGGACTCGGCAGGCGCTGA
- a CDS encoding DUF4012 domain-containing protein: protein MAIGLARDPAPPRPAEPPAEPRSSSRRRTIVTVVVVVLVLLVAGLVGWIGLRGYLARQQLSLATPAANAVVDAVRSGDLTKATTAAAELRRSAASAADLTSDPVWRSAEAVPWAGPNLAAVRRTAAAVDTLASEVVGPLVGVAKHADPRSIAVKNGRVDLAPIRAAAPVVESAQTAFHRAQADVSSIDTSVTIGQIRSAVDRLRSLLSQTAPSMDALGNAARLLPPMLGADGPRNYLIVAQNPAELRATGGLIGSVSMLHADDGAISLPSHTVGATLGPWDEPVASLPDSTVGLYGPLVGRLLQDANATPDFPLAASTVSTMWTKTYGDRVDGVVALDPVALSQVLRATGPVTLSTGERLGADDAVRVLLSDVYARFAEPWRQDLFFSSSAEAIFHAVVGGGVDGRALVDSLAAAGASRRVLIWSAHPGEQSVLASTTLSGVLPSSTPTTAGIGVYFDDATGGKMDYYLRTQVSAGAAVCRADRTPTSVVEVTLANRAPADAAAALPAYVTGGGWFGVSPGTVRTRVVVYGPAGGLFAGATAGGAAAPAATGTDRARPVAIVTVSLAPGQATTVGVQFLNMRQRAPGLAVTVSPTLPGDGSTPVVGASVPVASLAVDCRSAIK, encoded by the coding sequence ATGGCGATCGGTCTCGCGCGCGACCCGGCACCGCCGCGGCCGGCGGAGCCTCCCGCCGAGCCGCGCTCCTCGAGCCGCCGCCGCACCATCGTCACCGTCGTGGTCGTCGTCCTGGTGCTCCTCGTGGCCGGCCTCGTGGGGTGGATCGGCTTACGCGGCTACCTCGCGCGACAACAACTGAGCCTCGCCACGCCTGCGGCCAATGCGGTGGTCGACGCGGTTCGCAGCGGCGACCTCACGAAGGCCACGACGGCCGCCGCCGAACTCCGGCGGAGCGCCGCATCTGCTGCCGATCTCACGAGCGACCCGGTGTGGAGGAGCGCGGAAGCCGTGCCCTGGGCGGGCCCCAATCTCGCCGCGGTCCGTCGCACGGCGGCCGCCGTCGATACGCTCGCCTCTGAGGTCGTGGGGCCTCTGGTCGGAGTCGCGAAGCATGCCGACCCCCGGTCCATCGCGGTGAAGAACGGCCGAGTGGACCTCGCCCCGATCCGGGCGGCCGCCCCCGTCGTCGAGAGCGCCCAGACGGCGTTCCACCGGGCGCAAGCCGATGTTTCGTCGATCGACACCTCTGTCACCATCGGGCAGATCCGGTCGGCGGTCGATCGCCTGCGCTCCCTCCTCTCCCAGACGGCCCCGTCGATGGACGCCCTCGGCAATGCGGCCCGCCTCCTGCCGCCGATGCTGGGCGCCGACGGCCCGCGGAACTACCTGATCGTCGCGCAGAACCCGGCCGAGCTCCGGGCCACGGGCGGTCTCATCGGCTCCGTCTCGATGCTGCACGCGGATGACGGAGCCATCAGCCTCCCGAGCCACACGGTCGGCGCTACTCTCGGCCCGTGGGACGAACCCGTCGCCTCTCTGCCGGACAGCACCGTCGGACTCTATGGACCGCTGGTGGGGAGGCTGCTGCAGGATGCGAACGCGACGCCCGACTTCCCGCTCGCGGCCTCCACCGTCTCCACCATGTGGACGAAGACGTACGGCGACCGGGTCGACGGCGTCGTGGCGCTCGATCCCGTGGCGCTCTCACAGGTGCTGCGCGCCACAGGGCCCGTCACGCTGTCGACCGGCGAGCGCCTCGGGGCGGACGACGCGGTCCGCGTGCTGCTGAGTGATGTCTACGCGCGATTCGCGGAGCCGTGGCGGCAGGATCTGTTCTTCTCCTCGTCGGCCGAGGCCATCTTCCATGCCGTGGTCGGGGGAGGGGTGGACGGGCGCGCCCTCGTCGACTCCCTGGCGGCGGCGGGGGCGTCGCGGCGCGTGCTGATCTGGAGCGCCCATCCGGGCGAGCAGTCGGTGCTCGCGAGCACGACGCTCTCCGGCGTGCTGCCTTCCTCGACCCCGACGACGGCGGGGATCGGCGTCTACTTCGACGATGCGACCGGCGGCAAGATGGATTACTACCTCCGCACTCAGGTCTCCGCCGGCGCCGCGGTGTGCCGCGCGGACCGGACCCCTACGTCCGTGGTCGAGGTGACCCTCGCCAACAGGGCGCCGGCGGACGCCGCCGCGGCCCTGCCTGCATACGTGACCGGCGGCGGCTGGTTCGGGGTGTCGCCGGGCACGGTCCGAACGCGCGTCGTCGTCTACGGCCCGGCCGGGGGTCTCTTCGCTGGAGCAACGGCCGGGGGTGCGGCCGCCCCGGCTGCTACGGGAACCGACCGGGCTCGTCCCGTCGCGATTGTGACGGTCTCGCTGGCGCCGGGGCAAGCGACGACCGTGGGCGTGCAGTTCCTCAACATGAGGCAGCGCGCCCCGGGTCTTGCCGTGACGGTCTCGCCGACGCTCCCTGGCGATGGTTCGACCCCCGTTGTGGGGGCATCGGTTCCTGTCGCGTCCCTTGCCGTCGATTGCCGATCGGCTATAAAGTGA
- a CDS encoding LLM class flavin-dependent oxidoreductase, whose translation MSTSIPLNVLDLASRPAGGTNADAVAGTIRLAQAAEALGYQRFWVAEHHGMPAIASSAPAVLIAGVAAATERIRVGSGGVMLPNHAPLVVAEQFGTLRALYGDRIDLGIGRAPGTDGATAMALRRSPEGLGVDDFPQQLLDLFGFFYGMTDANPLHSITAVPGRGDAPQIWLLGSSGFSAQVAAALGLPFAFAHHFAGDNTEAALDLYRSRFEPSDLLSEPHTMIAVNVVSDEDPETVRALSLPGQLSFLRMRRGLKPEPVSIEEALAHEFTPLEEEFIATRNARQAIGTPDEVKARLDSLLASMRADELMISSGAATVEGRIHSLEIAAGLHAAREPVVGA comes from the coding sequence GTGAGCACCAGCATCCCCCTCAACGTCCTCGATCTCGCCAGCCGTCCCGCCGGAGGCACCAACGCCGACGCCGTCGCCGGCACCATTCGTCTGGCGCAGGCCGCGGAAGCGCTCGGCTACCAGCGGTTCTGGGTCGCGGAGCACCACGGCATGCCGGCGATCGCCTCGAGCGCGCCCGCCGTGCTCATCGCCGGAGTCGCCGCGGCCACCGAGCGGATCCGGGTCGGCAGCGGCGGCGTCATGCTGCCCAATCACGCGCCCCTCGTCGTCGCCGAGCAGTTCGGGACCCTCCGCGCGCTTTACGGCGACCGCATCGACCTCGGCATCGGCCGCGCGCCGGGAACCGACGGTGCCACCGCGATGGCATTGCGACGGAGCCCCGAAGGGCTCGGGGTGGACGACTTCCCGCAGCAGCTCCTCGACCTGTTCGGATTCTTCTACGGGATGACCGACGCGAACCCGCTTCACAGCATCACTGCCGTTCCCGGACGCGGCGACGCGCCCCAGATCTGGCTGCTCGGATCGAGTGGATTCAGCGCTCAGGTCGCGGCCGCGCTCGGCCTGCCGTTCGCCTTCGCGCATCACTTCGCCGGAGACAACACCGAGGCCGCGCTCGACCTCTACCGGTCGCGGTTCGAACCGAGCGACCTCCTCTCCGAGCCTCACACGATGATCGCCGTCAACGTCGTCTCTGACGAGGACCCCGAGACGGTCCGGGCGCTGTCCCTCCCCGGCCAGTTGTCGTTCCTGCGCATGCGCCGCGGACTCAAGCCCGAGCCGGTCAGCATCGAGGAGGCGCTGGCGCACGAGTTCACCCCGCTCGAGGAGGAGTTCATCGCGACCCGGAACGCACGGCAGGCGATCGGCACCCCCGACGAGGTGAAGGCGCGGCTCGACTCGCTGCTCGCCTCCATGCGGGCGGACGAACTGATGATCTCCTCCGGGGCCGCGACGGTGGAGGGACGCATCCACTCGCTCGAGATCGCCGCCGGCCTGCACGCAGCACGAGAGCCCGTCGTCGGCGCATGA
- a CDS encoding metallophosphoesterase, with amino-acid sequence MTRRATGLLGAALGLLAGAGAAAFAYGSLVERRAYTLREVTAPVLPPGAQPIRVLHLSDLHMAPWQRDKQQWVRSLSRYRPDLIVETGDLLGHIDGLDGVRAAYEGFRGIPGVFVHGSNDYFAPRPTNPLKYFMGPSKKRGVATRVDTAALTTYLRELGWTDLDNAATALDINGTHLELFGVDDPHIGKDRVSAIPGALDELRESDPFSDDATWLDGDKARPERQAVTIGVTHSPYRRILDAFVTYGAAMIFAGHTHGGQVCLPGFGALVTNCDIPRSQVKGLSVWRHALRSAYLNVSAGLGTSIYAPVRFACRPEAALVTLTAAE; translated from the coding sequence GTGACGAGGCGCGCGACCGGGCTGCTGGGCGCGGCCCTCGGCCTGCTCGCCGGAGCCGGCGCTGCCGCGTTCGCGTACGGGTCGCTCGTCGAGCGCCGCGCCTACACCCTCCGCGAGGTGACCGCGCCCGTCCTTCCCCCTGGCGCGCAGCCGATCCGCGTGCTGCACCTCTCGGATCTGCACATGGCCCCGTGGCAGCGCGACAAGCAGCAGTGGGTTCGATCGCTCTCGCGCTACCGCCCCGACCTCATCGTCGAGACCGGAGACCTTCTCGGCCACATCGACGGACTCGACGGAGTGCGAGCGGCCTACGAGGGCTTCCGCGGCATCCCCGGCGTCTTCGTCCACGGCTCGAACGACTACTTCGCACCGCGGCCGACCAACCCGCTCAAGTACTTCATGGGTCCGTCGAAGAAGCGCGGTGTGGCGACACGCGTCGACACCGCTGCACTGACGACCTACCTCCGCGAGCTGGGCTGGACCGATCTCGACAACGCGGCGACCGCCCTTGATATCAACGGGACGCACCTCGAACTCTTCGGCGTCGACGACCCGCACATCGGAAAGGACCGCGTGTCGGCCATCCCCGGCGCGCTGGACGAGCTCCGCGAGAGCGACCCCTTCTCCGACGACGCCACGTGGCTCGACGGCGACAAGGCACGCCCCGAGCGGCAAGCGGTCACGATCGGTGTCACGCACTCCCCCTACCGCCGCATCCTCGACGCGTTCGTCACCTACGGCGCAGCGATGATCTTCGCCGGGCACACCCACGGCGGCCAGGTGTGCCTGCCGGGCTTCGGCGCGCTCGTGACCAACTGCGACATCCCGCGCTCGCAGGTGAAGGGCCTCAGCGTCTGGCGCCACGCCCTCCGTTCGGCCTACCTCAACGTGTCCGCCGGCCTCGGCACCTCGATCTACGCGCCGGTGCGTTTCGCGTGCCGGCCGGAGGCTGCGCTGGTCACCCTCACAGCCGCCGAGTGA
- a CDS encoding transglycosylase domain-containing protein — translation MSAQKPQARGALGAVAAFVGMSAVAGLLVAAAVTPAIAVTGMTANNSIGLFEGLPEYLDVGQLAQPSTIYAKNADGSDKVLATFYSQNRLPVGWDQISQAAKDAAIAGEDPRFYSHGGVDIQGTMRGVLSTVSGGGVQGGSSITQQYVKNVLLQKCEALPVKTKEQKAKYQSCVDDSTGVSPDRKVKEMKYAIGIEKKYSKDQILVGYLNIAGFGGSVYGIEAAARYYYNTTAAALTPAQAASLVAIVNEPTSLKLDSPDSKTNGAANGYAKNKERRDYILGKMYEYKKLTKTQYDEALKTPIQPQITPSVRGCQAAGGAAYFCDYVQKIILNDPTFGADEDTRSANFARGGYKIYTSLDPDLQNVAEQTLASYVPQVYDRADIGGVLVGVQPGTGRVLYMAQNKQYSQDPDVLNSGAQYTSINYATDQAYGGSNGFQVGSTYKVFTLAEWLKQGHSLNETVNANVRTYNQANFKDSCPGAAWGGPYKPTNDSGGEEGLRSAQDATTNSINTAFVAMAYQLDLCEIKKDAESFGVHTATGSPLNSNPASVLGTNNIAPLTMATAFAGIANNGNTCTPIAIDKIIDGGGKEITAPASKCTQSIDPAVANTMAKALQGPLQSGTAAGMNRTGKDMLGKTGTTDGNEQLWLVASTTKVAGAYWVGNITGHVDMRRIYPTHDTTPAIARTAVMRQMMSAAVGKYGGDPFPAAPDKLVRGVQVALPDLTGKSTDEANTILTGLGLTEQDGGPQDSVAPAGTVAGTNPPAGSSVGKGSVVTVYTSNGSLKAVPNVVGQKLSDAQKALTDAGFTVKVTGGNDPNAPVTAQDPAAAAGAKPGAPVTLTVTAAPAPPTPGAGK, via the coding sequence ATGTCTGCGCAAAAACCACAGGCTAGAGGTGCGCTCGGAGCCGTCGCCGCGTTCGTCGGCATGAGCGCCGTCGCGGGCCTCCTCGTCGCGGCTGCCGTCACCCCCGCCATCGCCGTCACCGGCATGACCGCGAACAACAGCATCGGCCTGTTCGAGGGTCTTCCCGAGTACCTCGACGTCGGGCAGCTCGCCCAGCCCTCCACGATCTACGCCAAGAACGCCGACGGCTCCGACAAGGTGCTCGCGACCTTCTACTCGCAGAACCGCCTCCCCGTCGGGTGGGACCAGATCTCGCAGGCCGCGAAGGACGCGGCGATCGCCGGTGAGGACCCGCGCTTCTACAGCCACGGCGGCGTCGACATCCAGGGCACCATGCGCGGCGTGCTCTCGACCGTCAGCGGCGGAGGCGTCCAGGGCGGCTCCTCCATCACCCAGCAGTACGTGAAGAACGTCCTGCTGCAGAAGTGCGAGGCGCTGCCGGTCAAGACCAAGGAGCAGAAGGCCAAGTACCAATCCTGCGTCGACGACTCGACGGGCGTCTCCCCCGACCGCAAGGTCAAGGAGATGAAGTACGCCATCGGGATCGAGAAGAAGTACTCGAAGGACCAGATCCTCGTCGGCTACCTCAACATCGCGGGCTTCGGCGGCTCGGTCTACGGCATCGAGGCGGCGGCGCGCTACTACTACAACACGACAGCGGCCGCGCTGACCCCCGCGCAGGCCGCGAGCCTCGTCGCCATCGTGAACGAGCCCACGAGCCTCAAACTCGACTCCCCCGATTCGAAGACGAACGGGGCGGCCAACGGCTACGCCAAGAACAAAGAGCGTCGCGACTACATCCTCGGCAAGATGTACGAGTACAAGAAGCTCACCAAGACCCAGTACGACGAGGCGCTCAAGACCCCGATCCAGCCGCAGATCACGCCTTCCGTGCGCGGCTGCCAGGCGGCGGGAGGCGCGGCCTACTTCTGCGACTACGTGCAGAAGATCATCCTCAACGACCCGACCTTCGGGGCCGACGAGGACACCCGCTCGGCCAACTTCGCCCGCGGCGGCTACAAGATCTACACGAGCCTCGACCCCGACCTGCAGAACGTCGCCGAGCAGACCCTCGCCTCCTACGTCCCGCAGGTGTACGACCGCGCCGACATCGGCGGCGTGCTGGTCGGCGTCCAGCCCGGTACGGGCCGCGTGCTCTACATGGCGCAGAACAAGCAGTACAGCCAGGATCCGGATGTCCTGAACTCGGGGGCCCAGTACACCTCCATCAACTACGCGACCGACCAGGCGTACGGCGGATCGAACGGATTCCAGGTCGGCTCGACCTACAAGGTGTTCACGCTCGCCGAATGGCTCAAGCAGGGTCACTCGCTCAACGAGACGGTGAACGCGAACGTCCGGACCTACAACCAGGCGAACTTCAAGGACTCGTGCCCCGGCGCTGCCTGGGGCGGACCCTACAAGCCCACCAACGACTCGGGCGGCGAGGAGGGGCTGCGGAGCGCCCAGGACGCCACCACGAACTCGATCAACACGGCCTTCGTGGCGATGGCCTACCAACTCGACCTCTGCGAGATCAAGAAGGACGCCGAGTCGTTCGGGGTGCACACCGCTACGGGCAGCCCGCTCAACTCGAACCCCGCATCCGTCCTCGGCACGAACAACATCGCGCCGCTGACCATGGCGACCGCGTTCGCGGGCATCGCCAACAACGGGAACACCTGCACCCCGATCGCGATCGACAAGATCATCGACGGGGGTGGCAAGGAGATCACTGCTCCGGCTTCCAAATGCACCCAGTCGATCGACCCGGCCGTCGCCAACACCATGGCGAAAGCGCTTCAGGGCCCCCTGCAGAGCGGTACGGCTGCCGGCATGAACCGGACCGGGAAGGACATGCTCGGTAAGACGGGAACCACGGACGGCAACGAGCAGCTCTGGCTCGTCGCGTCGACCACGAAGGTCGCTGGAGCCTACTGGGTGGGCAACATCACCGGCCACGTCGACATGCGAAGGATCTATCCCACGCACGACACGACGCCGGCGATCGCGCGCACGGCCGTCATGAGGCAGATGATGTCGGCCGCGGTCGGCAAGTACGGCGGCGACCCGTTCCCCGCGGCACCGGACAAACTCGTACGCGGCGTCCAGGTGGCGCTGCCCGACCTCACCGGCAAGTCCACCGACGAGGCGAACACGATCCTCACCGGGCTCGGTCTGACCGAGCAGGACGGTGGCCCCCAGGATTCGGTCGCGCCCGCGGGAACCGTCGCGGGGACCAACCCTCCGGCCGGCTCGTCCGTCGGCAAGGGCAGCGTGGTCACGGTCTACACGAGCAACGGCTCGCTGAAGGCGGTCCCGAACGTGGTCGGCCAGAAGCTGTCGGACGCCCAGAAGGCACTGACGGACGCCGGGTTCACGGTCAAGGTCACCGGCGGCAACGACCCGAATGCGCCCGTCACCGCTCAGGACCCGGCGGCAGCCGCCGGAGCGAAGCCCGGAGCGCCCGTCACGCTGACGGTCACTGCGGCGCCCGCTCCGCCGACCCCCGGCGCGGGCAAGTGA
- a CDS encoding DUF4177 domain-containing protein: MLRWEYLTTPLMIHNTAAILNNWGSEGWELVQIVTGPEGGLVAYLKRPIADEAAA, from the coding sequence ATGCTGCGCTGGGAATACCTTACGACTCCTCTCATGATCCACAACACCGCCGCCATATTGAACAACTGGGGCTCCGAGGGCTGGGAGCTGGTGCAGATCGTCACCGGCCCCGAGGGCGGGCTCGTCGCGTACCTCAAGCGCCCGATCGCCGACGAGGCGGCCGCCTGA
- a CDS encoding RidA family protein — protein sequence MAGVEARLAELGIELPAVVPPVAAYTPAVVDGRLVFTSGQLPMVGGELPATGKVGDGPGLVPAEDAKALARICALNALAAANSVLGSLDRVTRIVKVVGFVSSDPGFTGQPGVINGASEVLGEIFGDAGVHARSAVGVAVLPLDAPVEVELVLAFE from the coding sequence ATGGCCGGCGTGGAGGCCCGGCTCGCGGAGCTGGGCATCGAGCTGCCGGCCGTCGTCCCGCCGGTCGCGGCGTACACGCCCGCGGTGGTGGACGGCCGGCTCGTCTTCACCTCGGGCCAGCTCCCGATGGTCGGTGGCGAGCTCCCGGCCACCGGCAAGGTCGGCGACGGCCCCGGACTCGTGCCCGCGGAGGACGCCAAGGCGCTCGCGCGCATCTGCGCGTTGAACGCCCTCGCCGCGGCGAACAGCGTTCTCGGGTCGCTCGACCGCGTGACGCGCATCGTGAAGGTCGTGGGCTTCGTCTCCTCCGACCCGGGCTTCACCGGTCAGCCGGGCGTCATCAACGGGGCGTCCGAGGTCCTCGGCGAGATCTTCGGCGACGCGGGCGTCCACGCCCGCTCCGCCGTCGGCGTCGCGGTGCTCCCGCTCGACGCGCCGGTCGAGGTCGAGCTCGTCCTCGCCTTCGAGTAA
- the acs gene encoding acetate--CoA ligase, which yields MSNTIDNLLHEARRFPPSEEFAANAVATAELYERADADRLGFWADQSRELLHWHRPFTRTLDWSDAPFAKWFDDGELNVAYNCLDRHVLAGHGDRVAIHWEGEPGDTRTLTYAELTAEVKKAANLLTSLGIRAGDRVAIYLPMIPEAVIAMLAVARIGAIHSVVFGGFSAESLRSRIDDAEAKLVITADGGWRKGRVFPLKDAVDGALSGAESTVEHVLVVRRGENEVAWSEGRDLWWHEEIALVDADHVAKPFPAENPLFILYTSGTTGKPKGILHTSGGYLTQAAFTHKNVFDLHPESDVYWCSADVGWITGHTYVVYGPLANGATQVLYEGTPETPHPGRWWEIIEKYKVSIFYTAPTAIRSFMKIGRQHPQRFDLSSLRVLGSVGEPINPEAWMWYRDVIGGDTTPIVDTWWQTETGAIMISALPGVTTLKPGSAQVPLPGISIDILDEAGVPVGRDQGGLLVVTEPWPSMLRGIWGDPERFKETYWSKFGDKYFAGDGARYDMDGDIWLMGRVDDVMNVSGHRLSTAEIESALVAHPFTAEAAVVGASDETTGQAVVAFVIIKQNQLENADAIDVAAELRKHVAEQIGAIARPRDIFIVTELPKTRSGKIMRRLLRDVAEGREVGDTTTLADTAVMSSIQAKLT from the coding sequence ATGAGCAACACAATCGACAACCTGCTCCACGAGGCCCGCCGGTTCCCGCCGAGCGAGGAATTCGCGGCGAACGCCGTGGCCACGGCCGAGCTCTACGAGCGTGCCGACGCCGACCGCCTCGGATTCTGGGCGGACCAGTCGCGAGAGCTCCTCCACTGGCACAGGCCGTTCACCCGCACGCTCGACTGGAGCGACGCGCCGTTCGCCAAGTGGTTCGACGACGGCGAGCTCAACGTGGCCTACAACTGCCTCGACCGTCACGTGCTCGCCGGCCACGGCGACCGGGTCGCGATCCACTGGGAGGGCGAGCCCGGCGACACCCGCACGCTCACCTACGCCGAGCTCACCGCGGAGGTCAAGAAGGCCGCCAATCTGCTGACCAGCCTGGGCATCCGCGCCGGCGACCGGGTGGCCATCTACCTCCCGATGATCCCGGAGGCCGTCATCGCGATGCTGGCGGTCGCGCGCATCGGGGCGATCCACTCGGTGGTGTTCGGCGGTTTCAGCGCCGAGAGCCTCCGCTCGCGCATCGACGACGCCGAGGCGAAGCTCGTGATCACCGCCGACGGCGGCTGGCGCAAGGGCCGGGTCTTCCCGCTGAAGGACGCCGTCGACGGGGCCCTCAGCGGCGCCGAGTCCACGGTGGAGCACGTCCTCGTGGTGCGACGGGGTGAGAACGAGGTGGCCTGGTCGGAGGGCCGCGACCTGTGGTGGCACGAGGAGATCGCCCTCGTCGACGCGGATCACGTGGCGAAGCCCTTCCCGGCGGAGAACCCGCTGTTCATCCTCTACACCTCCGGCACGACCGGCAAGCCGAAGGGCATCCTGCACACGTCCGGCGGCTACCTGACGCAGGCGGCCTTCACGCACAAGAACGTGTTCGACCTGCACCCCGAATCGGACGTCTACTGGTGCAGCGCCGACGTCGGCTGGATCACCGGCCATACCTACGTCGTCTACGGACCGCTCGCCAACGGCGCCACCCAGGTGCTCTACGAGGGCACGCCCGAGACGCCGCATCCGGGCCGGTGGTGGGAGATCATCGAGAAGTACAAGGTGTCGATCTTCTACACGGCGCCGACCGCGATCCGCTCCTTCATGAAGATCGGGAGGCAGCACCCGCAGCGGTTCGACCTGTCGAGCCTGCGCGTCCTCGGCTCCGTCGGGGAGCCGATCAACCCCGAGGCGTGGATGTGGTACCGCGACGTCATCGGCGGCGACACCACGCCGATCGTCGACACCTGGTGGCAGACCGAGACCGGCGCGATCATGATCTCCGCCCTTCCCGGGGTCACCACGTTGAAGCCAGGGAGCGCGCAGGTGCCCCTCCCGGGCATCTCCATCGACATCCTCGACGAGGCGGGCGTGCCGGTCGGGAGGGACCAGGGCGGCCTTCTCGTCGTCACCGAGCCTTGGCCGAGCATGCTCCGCGGCATCTGGGGCGACCCCGAGCGCTTCAAGGAGACGTACTGGTCGAAGTTCGGCGACAAGTACTTCGCCGGTGACGGCGCGCGCTACGACATGGACGGCGACATCTGGCTCATGGGCCGCGTCGACGACGTCATGAACGTCTCGGGCCACCGCCTCTCGACCGCCGAGATCGAGTCTGCGCTCGTGGCGCACCCGTTCACGGCCGAGGCCGCGGTCGTGGGCGCGAGCGACGAGACCACCGGGCAGGCGGTGGTCGCGTTCGTGATCATCAAGCAGAACCAGCTCGAGAATGCCGACGCCATCGACGTCGCCGCCGAGCTCCGCAAGCACGTCGCCGAGCAGATCGGGGCGATCGCCCGCCCGCGCGACATCTTCATCGTGACGGAGCTGCCGAAGACCCGGTCCGGCAAGATCATGCGGCGCCTCCTGCGGGACGTCGCCGAGGGCCGCGAAGTGGGCGACACGACGACGCTCGCCGACACGGCGGTCATGAGCTCGATCCAGGCGAAGCTGACCTAG